The following nucleotide sequence is from Silurus meridionalis isolate SWU-2019-XX chromosome 5, ASM1480568v1, whole genome shotgun sequence.
CCCCCCTCACTGGCTCAAGTCTCTACAAGCTCTGACTGAGATAGACGGGCCGAGTGGATCGGTGGTGTCTCAGCCTCGTCACTCAGCCATGCTGGACTCTGCAGTTCGGCTTCCTCTGCACAGAGGTGGCTGGGCCCCATACCTCCCTCCTCCATCGCTCGCTCCCAGTCACTTCCACTCTCCTCCCCCAGGCTTCCAGACAGCCTTCAGACCTCCAGCGCAGACGACAACAGACCTCCTACAGAGTGCCGCCATGGAGCGCCACTAGGGACAGaccctcatctctctctccatcccatTTAACTTAACTGTAATGACGTGCAAATATCCTGATCATTAATAACATAAGCTCTTATTTGTCTGACCCCCTGTCTCCTCTCCATTATCCGCCTTCACCCTCCTGTATTTTGAGGCACACGTTAACAAATGTTTTAGTGGTTGGGGGAGGGGGTGTTCCATCATTCATATGTAAACAATCAAGGAGGGTCTGAGAAACATTTGATGCGCACACTATTAATAATGGTTAAAAACTTATACAGTACTCGTCCATTCTAGGCTCCAATTTTGATCTAATACTGTGAATGTGTTACTTAATGACAGGGATCTTAATGACTAGTTTAACAGAGGTCATTCGGACAGTCATTTCAGAGGAAATGCTTGTCAATGTGGTCTTGCAATTTACTTTGGCTCACAGAAATATAGGAGGTTACAAGAAAACAGACCCTGTGGTGTAAATGTACACACAAGTCTTAATGCCACAAAGCATCGACAGAGACCCCTGATGCCCTCAGACAGCATGCGGGCAGTTACTGCTGTACCTCTGTATCAGAGGATGGAGCACTGCCCTGCTGATGGCTGGGGGTTTGGGGCCTGTCTCAAACCCATAGGATGAAGGATGCCACCATGTGGCACTTTGTCACTTCACTACTAGTGAGAAGCATTAAGACTGCAGTGCACAGTTGcaaaatatgattattaaaaatacacagcTAAGGAGACAAAAATCGCAGGTAAAATGCTGATAACCTGAGCTCTAGTAATGACTGAAGTTTTGGTAACACCTGACCAATCCAGGCCttcctaatcatcatcattttttttttttttttggctctacTGTGGCCCATACTAAACAGTATTTATCAGACACACTCCTCCATTCTTTCAGGAAAAATTCAATATAATACAACCTCTTCGTTTTTAAACATGCTGCTGAGATAACACATTTAATACAAAGTGAAGAgctaaaaaaatgaataaataatctgGTACAACAAAATcctaaataaaattgaatactCAGTGCCtctgttttaaagtttttttttttttttgctccctTTATTTCTTTAGTAATCTTTAAGTAAAGAAATGTACCACGTTTTTAAAACAAGAGTTTTTATTATGTGCACATCACAACAGCGCATAACCCTACTGACACGGAAATTTCATCTCGTATTTTTATATACTGAACTTTTGACTTCTTTGTGAATGTGTCTTTGTGAAGTGTTAAGTCTTGTCAAATCAAGAAATCACTGCACACAAACAGAACAAGAACTGCCCCATCAAAGATAATCAGATCACGTCAAGACGAGCGCTTTTATACATCTGTACAGCTGCGTTTACAGCAGAGGTCAACACACAGGCTGTCCACGCTTACGTGACGAATGTTCACTTTCTTCAAAAAGTTGACAGTGTCACTCGTAGTTGAGGCGTGTATTCTTTTACACCTCCTGCCCTTTCAATGTTAGTTTAGCACACTGTGCCGTTCTCCATGCGGGATTTGGGGTAGGGAGTACGGctgggtggtggtggaggttgAATAGAAGGTGCCAGAGTACAGAAGAAACCAGCAATAAGGGTGAGACCCAAACCACACCAGGCACTGAACATGGACCAGCCGTAACCGTGGCTGATGTCGTCTGGGAGGCTGAATATGTAGCGTGGGTAGCGGGAAAGTTCAAAATTAATGCCAGCCACACAAGTACATAGGGCGATGATGCAAAACGTACCTAGAATAAAAACAAGAGgtatttattgcaaaaaaaaaaaaaaagatgcttgaAAGCAAAATGACCATGATAGATTATTGGATGTGTAATGGTCTTAATGCTGCAAGTCTTACCTCCCATAAGGAAAAGCAGACCAGCCACGTAGTGCATGAGGCCCTGATCCCAGCAGCAGCCCAGTAGTCCTATTGTCCAGCCAAACAGGATGATGGACAGAGCCATGCCCATGAAGGCTGCTGTCATCCGACGCAGATCTGAGGGATGAGAtgtgcaccaaatgtccatcaAGACATTTCATGTGTCAAGTAGCTTCAGGTATACAGGGACATTTACCACCTTATTCACCAGGGTTAATCATTTTCTGGGGTGATCTAAGTAGACCTTTAAATGTCAATCAAAATGGCCTAATGCTCAAAAAGgtgcagcatttacatttaattttaagaGATATATTCTTTCAATACAGATCACATCTGACTTACGCAAGGCATGCCAGTCGTCCTGCTGAATGGTCTTGGTGATATTGAAGGAGATATCCTTTCGCACCAGAGTCGAGGAAGCGTAGTAGTACTTGATGTAGGAGCACCTCTCAATAGTCCCTTATGATTTTGAAGGAAAGTTCAAGATTAGGCCATCAGGTGACAGGAGGAACAAGATGCAATAAAGTTCATGTAAGATATAAAAGACTGGAGCTGggacaaaggaaaaaaagagctaGTGGTGTTCATAATGAGCATCAGCATGAGTCAGCTACGCAGATGGCATTTGTTTGTACTGTTCCTCTTCATATGGTGCATATCTATTAATCTATATATGTGGCAGTCGTGGAAAAGACCTAGCATTCACGTGTGTGTGATCATTTAACAATATTTATCTAATATCTAAGCTGTGATGTGTAGAATGGTTGTGGATGATATGAAGCAGCTTAGGTTCTGAGGATAATGTCTGCTTGTGAGGATCTGGAAGGTTTTGACAGCATCACATATCATATAATCAGGTCTGGATTATCTTAGTTTGATGTGATATCTGGAAAGTGATGTGGCCTAAGCGTTTGAAGGAAAAGCATTAGTGTCAACACTAATGGCTTCAGCTGATTTATTAATAACcttgccatttaaaaaaatacatatatatatatatataaatatatcagcTGGACGAAATGCATGCGAAATAAAAATGGCTGATGAAGGTGTTCACCTTTCTTAATGAGCTCCTCGATGTTCCGGTCGAAGCCGAGACGGTAGCAGATGCTCCACAGCCCCACGGTGGTGGAGTTGTAGCGGCGCTTGCACTCGTCCGCCGCGCTCGCGCCGAACAGCTCCCTCCGCTCGCGGGGCATGAGCGGCCGCGGCTCGCGCAGCGGGAGGCTGTGGCTCGGGATGTAGATGAATCCCGGGTCGGTGCGACGGCTCGAGAACGTGCGGCAGCGCTCCTTGTACCTCCGGGCGTCCGTTTCGTACCAGTGATCGGAGGATATCGCGACCGTAAGGAAGCACAACGCGAGCATGGAAAGCGCGAGACCGGCGTACAGCAGCCATTTACCCATCGCCATCgcagcagcagaagcagcagcGTGTCCTCTCAGGCCGCATCAGCAGCCCAGAACCACCAACATCTCCATCCGGTCAAAACAACCTCAGCATGCTCGAATTATtcacaataattattaaatgcaaaacacacGCTTTCGATTAATCACCGAAAGAGCTGTTCAATCTAGCGGCTGCGCGAGACTCCAGTCTGTTAACTCTTCCCTGCACTGCATTCACTCACATACAGCAACCGGGCAATTTTCATTGCactgaattaaatacacaagccCTTTCCCCCTGTGCATTAATAACACTTCTTCCACACATCTATATACAATTATACTGCAgccaatatattttaataaaagttgCTCATACCCTAAAGCCATAAACTCAAATGCTAATTATTTGACAGAAAACATTTCCATTGTAGGTCAAAATTCTGCCTTTATTTACTGCAACCCTCAAAAGATTTCCAAATGCGTTTATTCCTGTAGGATTCATCCCTGAAGAgtaaatgctaaataataaaaaagtgcatatatttatataaaaacactaaaaccCCAGGGTGTGTTAAGAACTTAAAGATCAGTCTAATAGAAACACTTGGACACTAATCatcatttgtttaaatgcaGGTACTCTGATGTAGTTATTTAACTAAAGAGAGATAAAGGACAGAATATTAGAGCTCATAACACAGGTACTGAAATAATCACAAGAGAAAGCAGTTctgaaagatttattttattgaagttGAAGGCAATTGATGTTCGTTCTCTCtcgtgtttttataaaattttttgtaaataaaaaaaatcagaccgGTTCAGAAAAAGGTGcccaggatttattttttacagaattacaaattcaacaaaaactatttattcctggagaaaaataaataaataaaatcaggatTTGACACTTTTAAAAAGGGTCCCTCGTAAACAATGTTTACAAGTCACGTGTGCATGGATAATTTGCTTCAATATTAAATTCTGTCCGATGCAAtaaggtttacatttttttttttttttaaaagactttaggaaaaaaaaaaatcccagtgcaaaaaaaataaaataaaataaaaaaaaaaatgtacttgtaAGGGGATCATTAGGCAACATGCAAGTCCATACAGGAGAATGAAGAAGCAACCAGTGAGGAGCTCCACAGAGAACCTGGTGTAGA
It contains:
- the tmem178ba gene encoding transmembrane protein 178B-like — translated: MAMGKWLLYAGLALSMLALCFLTVAISSDHWYETDARRYKERCRTFSSRRTDPGFIYIPSHSLPLREPRPLMPRERRELFGASAADECKRRYNSTTVGLWSICYRLGFDRNIEELIKKGTIERCSYIKYYYASSTLVRKDISFNITKTIQQDDWHALHLRRMTAAFMGMALSIILFGWTIGLLGCCWDQGLMHYVAGLLFLMGGTFCIIALCTCVAGINFELSRYPRYIFSLPDDISHGYGWSMFSAWCGLGLTLIAGFFCTLAPSIQPPPPPSRTPYPKSRMENGTVC